The DNA region CGACCGATCTCATCCTCGTACTTTGCGACAGTCGCTTCAAAACATCCAAATatgtcttcagcagcagtgtgtaacctcTCGTTGATAAACTGTCTTAAACTCTGGCTTGTTGACATTTCCATTCGAACGCTTTAGCCAACTAACTTCTCCGAGAACGAAGCGGAGACCGAATACGGAAGATGGCGACTTGCTTTTCTTCTGCTGACAATTGTTATAAACGCAACAAAACCACGTGTGTAGTAGAAGAGTTGATCTGAAAGCATTTAGCCGAGTAGCATCAAGTTCTGTTGGATGTTAGCATGGCAGGCTAACAACATTACTTCCTCTTCTCCTAATGACGGTTGATAAACTGCTTCCGggtgcattactgccaccttCTGGTTGGAGTGTGTCTCAAAACTGATTCAGgactaaaacattaaattctccTTGTAACTCCGGCATATATTAGAGATATAAAAACAGTTATGTACTAAAAAAAGTGGAAGAATCAGTTATGTTCTGATCCTTACCACATCCTATCACCCAGTTTCATGGTGATGTTCAGGAGTTTGAGTATATTCTTGTTGACTAACAGATCTCCTGGAAATTAattttgagatttgaaataatgaaattctcagactggagttgcttttgagtctttataataataagctctgcaggGTTTATACAACAAGCAGGTGTACTCATAATGGAACAACTGgccgcaagttcacaaaagccagaacttatacaaagaggaGTTTCATAAGACATGATATTagaaagaagaagacatgagatcctcctctgtgtgttatctgctgtgtccgtccgtcAGCGGTACCAGTTGGAAGAAAACCATCACCAAATAAGGGTTACATCCTGTTTATCAAGGTcatagcagtgagacacctagtcaggggaatttttctccacacagactaacacagaTTTAACGTGTGACAGACACAAAATACATCATCATAATTCAagaaactttgatgaactgcaaATGCACTGAAGTATTGAATACACGTAGTACACAAGAATAACCATTTACAGTGACAGTCATTAAGGACTGTGTACACATGAACAACATATTTTCTTCATTGTAATagaaagagtaaagaaaaagggaagtcaTCTGATAATCTGCACCACATACTGTGTTATTATAAATCTCTGTACAgcaaatgtcagatttttacattttgatccAGTCTTTCCTGACACATTAACAACATCTCTCAACATTCAGTGATAATAACATATCCTGGATCTGTCACTTTAACCCAATACATTGCTCTCACCCCCGTCCCCTTCCTGCACCATTTGGTATAAATTgctgacaaatgaaaaaaaaagagacatggttgaaaacatcacttccttTGCAGATGTAGATATCAATGACAGTCACATGAAGAACAGAAACGTGGGTACTTCAGCAAATGTGGTTGACCATCAAAGATATTGTGATGTCTCCTCAATGGGATATTTCCCACATTCAGTTTCAGAGATGCAGCTAATGCAAATGTACACAATCTCTCTTGTGTAGATGTaagtgatgaacctggctgtagttcaatgctttgtgaagttattgaagtctgctactcatcagtggtgatggaacttcataAAGCAATGAACTACAAcaaggttcatcacttttttggtCCTCTGGAAACATTTCCAGTGTTGTTTTCGCCAACTGTTGTATCACTAATTAATGAATCATTAACTGAGTAACAACTTCTTTGACAACGCTTAAGCAAATCTTATCCCTCTCGTGTTGCCATGGTGTGGCTTCTCAACTTGATGATTTATCCTGTGGACTTTTTATAAACTGGCAAGTCAGAGATCTTccctaaatttaaaaaaaatatctgtttcACTATGTGTGGGTACTCAAATGTTTTGTTAGAAGGGTTTTGATAACAAATCTTTCCCCACAAGTTGTACATGGATACAACTCCTCACCTGTATGGCTTCTCATGTGGAATTTCAAGCTACTTCCCCATTTAAAACTTTTctcacaagttttgcaagtaaaaggtttctcgccagtgtgcgttctctcgtgaCTCTTCAGGTGATTTCTCTCGCTAAAACTTCTTccacaagttttgcaaataaaaggtttctcccccgtgtgcgttctctcgtgtctcttcAGGTTATTTCTCTCGCTAAAACTTCttccacaagttttgcaagaaaaaggtttctcgcccgtgtgtgttctctcgtgaatcttcagggtatttctccggctaaaacttctcccacaagttttgcaagtaaaaggtttctcgcccgtgtgtgttctctcatgTTTCTTCAGGGTATTTCTCTCGCTAAAAcatctcccacaagttttgcaagtaaaaggtttctcgcccgtgtgcatTCTCTCGTGACTCTTCAGGATATTTCTCTCGCTAAAACTTCTTccacaagttttgcaaataaaaggtttctcgcctgtgtgtgttctctcgtggaccTGCAGGGTACTTCTCtggctaaaacttctcccacaagttttgcaagtaaaaggtttctcgcccgtgtgcgttctctcgtgaCTCTTCAGGATATTTCTCtcgctaaaacttctcccacaagttttgcaagtaaaaggtttctcgcctgtgtgcgttctctcgtggaCCTGAAGGGTAATCCTCTgaataaaacttctcccacatgttttacaagtaaaaggtttctcgcctgtgtgcgttctctcgtggaGCTTCAACTTTGTGCTAGTTGTGAAACTTTTTTCACACAATTTGCAAGAATGCAGTTTCTCCCCTGTGTGGACTCTCATATGTGATTTTAGTACTGACTTGTAACCAAATCTTTTTCCACAGGTTCTGCAAAGATATggtttctcacctgtgtgtgttctctcgtggacctgcagagaaactctctggctaaaacttctcccacaagttttacAAGTAAAAGGTCTCTTgcccgtgtgcgttctctcgtgtctCGTCAAATTTGTGCGAGTTGTGAAACTTTTATCACACACTTCGCAAGAATGCTGTTTCTGATCTGTGTGCACCTTCAGATGTCCATTTAATCCTGACTTCCACTTAAAGACTTTTCCACAAGTGTCACACAGGAAAACCTTTTTACTCTTGCAGATATTTGGCACAATCTTTGACATGGTAGTGCTACATGCAAGGTTACTGGGACTTGtgctttcttttgctcttgtgaTGACATGATGTCCCTTTTCTGATGCCTGTTCTGCATTTTTAACTGATTTTGAGTTTCCATGCTTGTATTCGTTGAGATCTTggctctgagctgagctgtggaAGAGGAGCTGGTGGTCACTTGGTTCTGGTTCACTGTGGTCACTTTCCATGAAAGTAGGATTAAACAAAACGTTATCTTGATCCTCCTGCTTCAGTTCAAGCTGCTCTACTTCCAGACCAATGcagtgttcctcctcctctttaatctgtggaggttctggctcctcttggtccagactggggttcctctcaaggttccagagctgctggtcagatgGAAACTCATTCTCAATAAGAAAATGTTGCTCTGGGAGCTCTAGAAGAGACAATAGACAGAGGTAGGTTAATGATAGACTGGAagttttgagtgtgtgcaatttggtgcagatccaagcaaAAATCCAGGTCacttaatttaaatgttgttttaaaaaggagacagaccgatgcagtgctcctcctgctgctccttaatctgtggaggttctggctcctcttggtccagactggggttcctctcaaggttccagagctgctggtcagatgGAAACTCGTcctcaataataaaatgttgctcTGGGAACTCTAGAGGAGACAATAGACAGAAGTAGGTAGATGAGAGATTAATGattgttatgagtgtgtgtaatttggtgcagatccaagcaaaaaccaagttaatttaaatgtggtttcaaaaagagacagaccgatgcagtgctcctcctgctgctccttaatctgtggaggttctggctcctcttggtccagactggggttcctctccagcaggtcagcaggaaactcttccTTGATACAGACATGTCgctgtgggagctctggaggagaCAATGGACAGAAGTCATGATAAAAGAGCCCATGTGTTTAGACTAGCAGGGATTATAAGTGTGGTGTATAGTTCGCTAACTCAGGTGATACAGACctattctctgcagctttactACAGGTTTCAAAGTTACATCCAGCAGTCTGCGCTGACGAGCGATCTCATCCTCGTACTTTGCGACAGTCGCTTCAAAACATCCAAATatgtcttcagcagcagtgtgtaacctcTCGTTGAGAAACTGTCTTAAACTCTGGCTTGTTGACATTTCCATTCGAACGCTTTAGCCAACTAACTTCTACGAGAACGAAGCGGAGACCGAAAACAGAAGATGGCGACTTACTTTACTTCTGCTGACAATTGTTATAAACGCAACAAAACCACTTGTGTAGTAGAAGAGTTGATCCGAAAGCATTTAGCCGAGTAGCATCAAGTTCTGTTGGACGTTAGCATGGCAGGCTAACAACAGTACTTCTTCTTCTGCTAATGACAGTTGAAAAACAGATTCCGggtgcattactgccaccttCTGGATGGAGTGTCTCTCAAAACTGATTCAGgactaaaacattaaattctccTTGTAACTCCGGCATCTATTAAAGATATACAAACAGTTATGTACTAAAAAAAGTGGAAGAATTCCTGTATCTGCACCAAAGTGTAATCAGTTATTTTCTGATCCTTACCACATCGTATCACCCAGTTTCATGGTGATGTTCAGGAGTTTGAGCATATTTTTGCTGACAAACCGATCTGCTGCAAATTCATTtagagatttgaaataatgaaattctcagactggagttgcttttgagtctttataataataagctctgcaAAGTTTATACAACAAGCAGGTGTACTCAAAATGGAAAAACTGgccgcaagttcacaaaagccagaacttatacaaagaggaGTTTCATAAGACATGATatgagaaagaagaagacatgagatcatcctctgtgtgttatctgctgtgtccgtccgtcAGCGGTACCAGTTGGAAGAAAACCATCaccaaataagggttccatcctgtttatcaaggtcatagcagtgagacacctagtcaggggaatttttctccacacagacaaacacagattcaacGTGTGACAGatataaaacacatcatcataATTCAAGAAACTTTAATGAACTGCAAATGCACTGAAGTATTGAATACTTCAGTGCattaacaacatattttcttctttgtaaaagaaagagaaaagaaaaagggaagtcaTCTGATAATCTGCACCACATACTGCGTTATTATAAATCTCTGTACAgcaaatgtcagatttttacattttgatccAGTCTTTCCTGACACATTAACAACATCTCTCAACATTCAGTGATAATAACATATCCTGGATCTGTCACTTTAACCCAATACATTGCTCTCACCCCCGTCCCCTTCCTGCACCATTTGGTATAAATTgctgacaaatgaaaaaaaaagagacatggttgaaaacatcacttccttTGCAGATGTAGATATCAATGACAGTCACATGAAGAACAGAAACGTGGGTACTTCAGCAAATGTGGTTGACCATCAAAGATATTGTGATGTCTCCTCAATGGGATATTTCCCACATTCAGTTTCAGAGATGCAGCTAATGCAAATGTACACAATCTCTCTTGTGTAGATGTaagtgatgaacctggctgtagttcaatgctttgtgaagttattgaagtctgctactcatcagtggtgatggaacttcataAAGCAATGAACTACAAcaaggttcatcacttttttggtCCTCTGGAAACATTTCCAGTGTTGTTTTCGCCAACTGTTGTATCACTAATTAATGAATCATTAACTGAGTAACAACTTCTTTGACAACGCTTAAGCAAATCTTATCCCTCTCGTGTTGCCATGGTGTGGCTTCTCAACTTGATGATTTATCCTGTGGACTTTTTATAAACTGGCAAGTCAGAGATCTTccctaaatttaaaaaaaatatctgtttcACTATGTGTGGGTACTCAAATGTTTTGTTAGAAGGGTTTTGATAACAAATCTTTCCCCACAAGTTGTACATGGATACAACTCCTCACCTGTATGGCTTCTCATGTGGAATTTCAAGCTACTTCCCCATTTAAAACTTTTctcacaagttttgcaagtaaaaggtttctcgccagtgtgcgttctctcgtgaCTCTTCAGGTGATTTCTCTCGCTAAAACTTCTTccacaagttttgcaaataaaaggtttctcccccgtgtgcgttctctcgtgtctcttcAGGTTATTTCTCTCGCTAAAACTTCttccacaagttttgcaagaaaaaggtttctcgcccgtgtgtgttctctcgtgaatcttcagggtatttctccggctaaaacttctcccacaagttttgcaagtaaaaggtttctcgcccgtgtgtgttctctcatgTTTCTTCAGGGTATTTCTCTCGCTAAAAcatctcccacaagttttgcaagtaaaaggtttctcgcccgtgtgcatTCTCTCGTGACTCTTCAGGATATTTCTCTCGCTAAAACTTCTTccacaagttttgcaaataaaaggtttctcgcctgtgtgtgttctctcgtggaccTGCAGGGTACTTCTCtggctaaaacttctcccacaagttttgcaagtaaaaggtttctcgcccgtgtgcgttctctcgtgaCTCTTCAGGATATTTCTCtcgctaaaacttctcccacaagttttgcaagtaaaaggtttctcgcctgtgtgcgttctctcgtggaCCTGAAGGGTAATCCTCTgaataaaacttctcccacatgttttacaagtaaaaggtttctcgcctgtgtgcgttctctcgtggaGCTTCAACTTTGTGCTAGTTGTGAAACTTTTTTCACACAATTTGCAAGAATGCAGTTTCTCCCCTGTGTGGACTCTCATATGTGATTTTAGTACTGACTTGTAACCAAATCTTTTTCCACAGGTTCTGCAAAGATATggtttctcacctgtgtgtgttctctcgtggacctgcagagaaactctctggctaaaacttctcccacaagttttacAAGTAAAAGGTCTCTTgcccgtgtgcgttctctcgtgtctCGTCAAATTTGTGCGAGTTGTGAAACTTTTATCACACACTTCGCAAGAATGCTGTTTCTGATCTGTGTGCACCTTCAGATGTCCATTTAATCCTGACTTCCACTTAAAGACTTTTCCACAAGTGTCACACAGGAAAACCTTTTTACTCTTGCAGATATTTGGCACAATCTTTGACATGGTAGTGCTACATGCAAGGTTACTGGGACTTGtgctttcttttgctcttgtgaTGACATGATGTCCCTTTTCTGATGCCTGTTCTGCATTTTTAACTGATTTTGAGTTTCCATGCTTGTATTCGTTGAGATCTTggctctgagctgagctgtggaAGAGGAGCTGGTGGTCACTTGGTTCTGGTTCACTGTGGTCACTTTCCATGAAAGTAGGATTAAACAAAACGTTATCTTGATCCTCCTGCTTCAGTTCAAGCTGCTCTACTTCCAGACCAATGcagtgttcctcctcctctttaatctgtggaggttctggctcctcttggtccagactggggttcctctcaaggttccagagctgctggtcagatgGAAACTCATTCTCAATAAGAAAATGTTGCTCTGGGAGCTCTAGAAGAGACAATAGACAGAGGTAGGTTAATGATAGACTGGAagttttgagtgtgtgcaatttggtgcagatccaagcaaAAATCCAGGTCacttaatttaaatgttgttttaaaaaggagacagaccgatgcagtgctcctcctgctgctccttaatctgtggaggttctggctcctcttggtccagactggggttcctctcaaggttccagagctgctggtcagatgGAAACTCGTcctcaataataaaatgttgctcTGGGAACTCTAGAGGAGACAATAGACAGAAGTAGGTAGATGAGAGATTAATGattgttatgagtgtgtgtaatttggtgcagatccaagcaaaaaccaagttaatttaaatgtggtttcaaaaagagacagaccgatgcagtgctcctcctgctgctccttaatctgtggaggttctggctcctcttggtccagactggggttcctctccagcaggtcagcaggaaactcttccTTGATACAGACATGTCgctgtgggagctctggaggagaCAATGGACAGAAGTCATGATAAAAGAGCCCATGTGTTTAGACTAGCAGGGATTATAAGTGTGGTGTATAGTTCGCTAACTCAGGTGATACAGACctattctctgcagctttactACAGGTTTCAAAGTTACATCCAGCAGTCTGCGCTGACGAGCGATCTCATCCTCGTACTTTGCGACAGTCGCTTCAAAACATCCAAATatgtcttcagcagcagtgtgtaacctcTCGTTGAGAAACTGTCTTAAACTCTGGCTTGTTGACATTTCCATTCGAACGCTTTAGCCAACTAACTTCTACGAGAACGAAGCGGAGACCGAAAACAGAAGATGGCGACTTACTTTACTTCTGCTGACAATTGTTATAAACGCAACAAAACCACTTGTGTAGTAGAAGAGTTGATCCGAAAGCATTTAGCCGAGTAGCATCAAGTTCTGTTGGATGTTAGCATGGCAGGCTAACAACAGTACTTCTTCTTCTGCTAATGACAGTTGAAAAACAGATTCCGggtgcattactgccaccttCTGGATGGAGTGTCTCTCAAAACTGATTCAGgactaaaacattaaattctccTTGTAACTCCGGCATCTATTAAAGATATACAAACAGTTATGTACTAAAAAAAGTGGAAGAATTCCTGTATCTGCACCAAAGTGTAATCAGTTATTTTCTGATCCTTACCACATCGTATCACCCAGTTTCATGGTGATGTTCAGGAGTTTGAGCATATTTTTGCTGACAAACCGATCTGCTGCAAATTCATTtagagatttgaaataatgaaattctcagactggagttgcttttgagtctttataataataagctctgcaAAGTTTATACAACAAGCAGGTGTACTCAAAATGGAAAAACTGgccgcaagttcacaaaagccagaacttatacaaagaggaGTTTCATAAGACATGATatgagaaagaagaagacatgagatcatcctctgtgtgttatctgctgtgtccgtccgtGGTACCATTTGGGAGAAAACATCaccaaataagggttccatcctgtttatcaaggtcatagcagtgagacacctagtcaggggaatttttctccacacagacaaacacagattcaacGTGTGACAGatataaaacacatcatcataATTCAAGAAACTTTAATGAACTGCAAATGCACTGAAGTATTGAATACACGTAGTACACAAGAATAACCATTTACAGTGAGTCATTAAGGACTGTGTACACattaacaacatattttcttctttgtaaaagaaagagaaaagaaaaagggaagtcaTCTGATAATCTGCACCACATACTGTGTTATTATAAATCTCTGTACCACAAATATGTAAGATTTGTACATTTTGATCCACAGTCTTTCTTGACACATTGACAACATCTCTCAACATTCAGTGATAataaaatatcctggatctgTCACTTTACATTGCTCTCACCCCCGTCCCCTTCCTGCACCATTTGGTATAAATTGctgacaaatgaaaaaacaaagagacatgggtgaaaacatcacttccttTGCAGATGTAGATATCAATGACAGTCACATGAAGAACAGAAACGTGGGTACTTCAGCAAATGTGGTTGACCATCAAAGATATTGTGATGTCTCCTCAATGGGATAATTCCCACATTCAGTTGCAGAGATGCAGCTAATGCAAATGTACACAATCTCTCTTGCGTAGATGTAAGTGAGGAACCTGGcagtagttcaatgctttgtgaagtacaaggttcatcacttttttggtCCCCTGGAAAAATTTCCAGTGTTGTTTGCGCCAACTGTTGTATCACTAATTAATGAATCATTAACTGAGTAACAACTTCTTTGACAACGCTTGAGCAAATCTTATCACTCTCGTGTTGCCATGGTGTGGCTTCTCAACTGGAGGATTTCTCCTGTGGACTTTGTATAAACAGGCAAGTCAGAGATCTTtccaacattttacaaaaatatctgtttcGCTATGTGTGGgtacacaaatgttttgttagAAGGGATTTGATAACAAATCTTTCCCCACAAGTTGTACATGGATACGACTCCTCACCTGTATGGCTTCTCATGTGGACTTTCAAGCTACTTCCCCATTTAAAACTTTTctcacaagttttgcaagtaaaaggtttctcgcccgtgtgtgttctctcgtgacTCTTCAGGGTATGTCTCAtgctaaaacttctcccacaagttttgcaagaaaaaggtttctcgcctgtgtgtgttctctcgtgacTCTTCAGGGTATTTCTCTCGCTAAAAcatctcccacaagttttgcaagtaaaaggtttctcgcccgtgtgtgttctctcgtgacTCTTCAGGGTATGTCTCATGCTAAAACTTCttccacaagttttgcaagaaaaaggtttctcgcccgtgtgtgttctctcgtgacTCTTCAGGGTATGTCTCATGCTAAAACTTAttccacaagttttgcaagtaaaaggtttctcgcctgtgtgcgttctctcgtgaCTCTTCAGGATATTTCTCTCGCTAAAACTTCTTccacaagttttgcaaataaaaggtttctcgcctgtgtgtgttctctcgtggaccTGCAGAGAAGCTCTCcggctaaaacttctcccacaagttttgcaagtaaaaggtttctcgcccgtgtgcgttctctcgtgaCTCTTCAGGTGATTTCTCtcgctaaaacttctcccacaagttttgcaagtaaaaggtttctcgcctgtgtgcgttctctcgtggaCCTGAAGGGTAATCCTCTgaataaaacttctcccacatgttttacaagtaaaaggtttctcgcctgtgtgcgttctctcgtggaGCTTCAACTTTGTGCTAGTTGTGAAACTTTTTTCACACAATTTGCAAGAATGCAGTTTCTCCCCTGTGTGGACTCTCATATGTGATTTTAGTACTGACTTGTAACCAAATCTTTTTCCACAGGTTCTGCAAAGATATggtttctcacctgtgtgtgttctctcgtggaccTGCAGATAAGCTCTCtggctaaaacttctcccacaagttttacAAGTAAAAGGTCTCTTgcccgtgtgcgttctctcgtgtctCGTCAAATTTGTGCGAGTTGTGAAACTTTTATCACACACTTCGCAAGAATGCTGTTTCTGATCTGTGTGCACCTTCAGATGTCCATTTAATCCTGACTTCCACTTAAAGACTTTTCCACAAGTGTCACACAGGAAAACCTTTTTACTCTTGCAGATATTCGGCACAATCTTTGACATGGTAGTGCTACATGCAAGGTTACTGGGACTTGtgctttcttttgctcttgtgaTGACATGATGTCCCTTTTCTGATGCCTGCTCTGCATTTTTAACTGATTTTGAGTTTCCATGCTTGTATTCGTTGAGATCTTggctctgagctgagctgtggaAGAGGAGCTGGTGGTCACTTGGTTCTGGTTCACTGTGGTCACTTTCCATGAAAGTAGGATTAAACAAAACGTTATCTTGATCCTCCTGCTTCAGTTCAAGCTGCTCTACTTCCAGACCaatgcagtgctcctcctcctctttaatctgtggaggttctggctcctcttggtccagactggggttcctctcaaggttccagagctgctggtcagatggaaactcatcctcaataataaaatgttgctcTGGGAGCTCTAGAGGAGACAAAATACAGAAGTAGGTTAATGATAGACTGAttgttttgagtgtgtgcaatttggtgcagatccaagcaaAAATCCAGatcgagtgaatttaaatgtggtttcaaaaggagacagaccgatgcagtgctcctcctgctgctccttaatctgtggaggttctggctcctcttggtctggactggggttcctctccagcaggtcagcaggaaactcttccttgatacagacatgttgctgtgggagctctggaggagaCAATGGACAGAAGTCATGATAAAAGAGCCCATGTGTTTAGACTAGCAGGGATTATAAGTGTGGTGTATAGTTCGCTAACTCAGGTGATACAGACctattctctgcagctttactACAGGTTTCAAAGTTACATCCAGCAGTCTGCGCTGACGAGCGATCTCATCCTCGTACTTTGCGACAGTCGCTTCAAAACATCCAAATatgtcttcagcagcagtgtgtaacctcTCGTTGATAAACTGTCTTAAACTCTGGCTTGTTGACATTTCCATTCGAACGCTTTAGCCAACTAACTTCTCTGAGAACGAAGCGGAGACAGAATACGGAAGATGGCGACTTGCTTTACTTCTGCTGACAATTGTTATAAACGCAACAAAACCACGTGTGTAGTAGAAGAGTTGATCTGAAAGCATTTAGCCGAGTAGCATCAAGTTCTTTTGGATGTTAACATGGCAGGCTAACAACattacttcttcttctcctaaTAATGGTTGGCAACCACTTCCGGTCGCATTACTGCCACCTTCTGGATTGGAGTTTGTCTCAAAACAGATTCAGgactaaaacattaaattctccTTGTAACTCCGGCATATATTAGAGATATAAAAACAGTTATGTACTAAAAAAAGTGGAAGAATCAGTTATGTTCTGATCCTTACCACATCCTATCACCCAGTTTCATGGTGATGTTCAGGAGTTTGAGTATATTCTTGTTGACTAACAGATCTCCTGGAAATTAattttgagatttgaaataatgaaattctcagactggagttgcttttgagtctttataataataagctctgcaggGTTTATACAACAAGCAGGTGTActcaaaatggaacaactggccgcaagttcacaaaagccagaacttatacaaagaggaGTTTCATAAGACATGATatgagaaagaagaagacatgagatcctcctctgtgtgttatctgctgtgtccgtccgtccgcggtaccagttggaagaaaaacatcaccaaataagggttccatcctgtttatcaaggtcatagcagtgagacacctagtcaggggaatttttctccacacaga from Limanda limanda chromosome 5, fLimLim1.1, whole genome shotgun sequence includes:
- the LOC133001470 gene encoding oocyte zinc finger protein XlCOF6-like, with the protein product MEMSTSQSLRQFLNERLHTAAEDIFGCFEATVAKYEDEIARQRRLLDVTLKPVVKLQRIELPQRHLPEQHFLIENEFPSDQQLWNLERNPSLDQEEPEPPQIKEEEEHCIGLEVEQLELKQEDQDNVLFNPTFMESDHSEPEPSDHQLLFHSSAQSQDLNEYKHGNSKSVKNAEQASEKGHHVITRAKESTSPSNLACSTTMSKIVPNICKSKKVFLCDTCGKVFKWKSGLNGHLKVHTDQKQHSCEVCDKSFTTRTNLTRHERTHTGKRPFTCKTCGRSFSQRVSLQVHERTHTGEKPYLCRTCGKRFGYKSVLKSHMRVHTGEKLHSCKLCEKSFTTSTKLKLHERTHTGEKPFTCKTCGRSFIQRITLQVHERTHTGEKPFTCKTCGRSFSERNILKSHERTHTGEKPFTCKTCGRSFSQRSTLQVHERTHTGEKPFICKTCGRSFSERNILKSHERMHTGEKPFTCKTCGRCFSERNTLKKHERTHTGEKPFTCKTCGRSFSRRNTLKIHERTHTGEKPFSCKTCGRSFSERNNLKRHERTHTGEKPFICKTCGRSFSERNHLKSHERTHTGEKPFTCKTCEKSFKWGSSLKFHMRSHTGEELYPCTTCGERFVIKTLLTKHLSTHT
- the LOC133002520 gene encoding gastrula zinc finger protein XlCGF26.1-like; the encoded protein is MESDHSEPEPSDHQLLFHSSAQSQDLNEYKHGNSKSVKNAEQASEKGHHVITRAKESTSPSNLACSTTMSKIVPNICKSKKVFLCDTCGKVFKWKSGLNGHLKVHTDQKQHSCEVCDKSFTTRTNLTRHERTHTGKRPFTCKTCGRSFSQRAYLQVHERTHTGEKPYLCRTCGKRFGYKSVLKSHMRVHTGEKLHSCKLCEKSFTTSTKLKLHERTHTGEKPFTCKTCGRSFIQRITLQVHERTHTGEKPFTCKTCGRSFSERNHLKSHERTHTGEKPFTCKTCGRSFSRRASLQVHERTHTGEKPFICKTCGRSFSERNILKSHERTHTGEKPFTCKTCGISFSMRHTLKSHERTHTGEKPFSCKTCGRSFSMRHTLKSHERTHTGEKPFTCKTCGRCFSERNTLKSHERTHTGEKPFSCKTCGRSFSMRHTLKSHERTHTGEKPFTCKTCEKSFKWGSSLKVHMRSHTGEESYPCTTCGERFVIKSLLTKHLCTHT